TTCACGGCTCACTCCTCGCCGGCCAGGGTCAGCCCGGCCAGCTTCACCGAGGCGAGCACCGTCGCCCCGACGGTGACCACCAGCAGCAGCGGGACGGCCGCCCCGAACGAGACGTCGGCGCCGATCGCGGTGTCCCCGGCGACCGCCTCGGCCACCGCCTTGCCCCACTGCTGGACGCTCAGCGTCCGGGCGCCCTCGACGAAGTTGCCGACCACCGACTCCCAGATCAGGGCGTAGGCCAGCCCGGCCACCACGGCGTGCCGGGTGACCACGCCGAGCAGCAGGAACAGCGCGCTGTACGCGGCCCCGGCGACCAGCACCGCCACGGTGTAGCCGAGCGCCACGCCGTCCCGGGTGCCGTACAGCAGCAGCCCGGACAGCAGCGTCGGGACGACCGAGAACAGCCAGGTGACACCGATCGCGACGGCCAGCTTGGTGGTGACGATCTGCCACCGCGGCAGCGGCTTGGCGAGCAGGTAGACGATCGAGCCGTCGTCGATCTCGGTGGCGATGACCCCGGTGCCGACCACCAGGCCGAGCAGCGGGACCAGGGTGCCGAGGCCGAGCTGGCCGAGGATCTTGACGGTCAGGCCGTGCGCGTCGGCGCTCGACCCGCTCGCGATGGCGGAGACGAGCAGCAGCAGGGCGGGGA
The genomic region above belongs to Streptomyces sp. 1331.2 and contains:
- a CDS encoding ABC transporter permease; this encodes MNPTVARLTLRGLLGRRRGLLLLLVVPALLLLVSAIASGSSADAHGLTVKILGQLGLGTLVPLLGLVVGTGVIATEIDDGSIVYLLAKPLPRWQIVTTKLAVAIGVTWLFSVVPTLLSGLLLYGTRDGVALGYTVAVLVAGAAYSALFLLLGVVTRHAVVAGLAYALIWESVVGNFVEGARTLSVQQWGKAVAEAVAGDTAIGADVSFGAAVPLLLVVTVGATVLASVKLAGLTLAGEE